A window of Zalophus californianus isolate mZalCal1 chromosome 17, mZalCal1.pri.v2, whole genome shotgun sequence genomic DNA:
TAAAAAAGGGTTCGATTCCAGTTTTCTGTGCCTCCCTGGAATATACTCATCCTCCTGCTGGCCTTTAAATGGTGAGTTGCTCAAGGCTTTCAGTGACCcaatttcacctttttaaagCCCTGTTCCATAGActgttttcttacctataaaatgtgGCTAACAATAGCACATGCCTTATAGGATCGAAAGGCCCCAAAAGAgttcgtatttatttatttgcctttttaattttttttaagatttcatttttaagtaatccctacacccagcaaggggcttgaactcacaaccctgaaatcaagatcCCACcatccaccgactgagccagccaagcatccCAAATCCATATTTAAAACAATGCTTGCCaaataacaaatgttaaataAGCGTAGCTAGTATTGTAATTATTCTCACTCTCACCCATGCATGTCTTGAATTACCCATCCAAGTTTACATCTCCAACTCAGAAGTCTTTTCTGACCCCATGAGATCTATCCAGCAGCTGAAAGCAGAGTGGCTCAAACATCCTGCCCGGTGTGGAgcctctgaccctgcccctctccagtggttccccaggctcctgccacactatcttttcattttcccaaacgGATCAAGCCCCTTTTCACCTTAAGACCTTTGTATGAGCTGTGCCTACTGCCTGATGTTCCCACCCCTGACCCCTCTGGCCCTGGTTTCTCGTGATTCTTCAGATGTGGTGTGGAAATCACTTTTTTAGGGATACCTTGATCTGACCCAGCTGACCTGGGCCTCCGCGTGCTTTTCTCCTTCCTAGCAGAGgcgcattttaattttttgttaagaCCCATCTCCCATGACTGAGTCCTGCGAAAGCAGGTGCTGCTGAAAGCCCTACTCCCCTGGAGCACAGGACTGGGCACCCAGGCAGAGTATGATGGGTTGGTTATGAGTAAGGTGGTGCAAAAGAAGGCATGCGGGGGCCCTTTCTCCAAATGAGCAGGCACAGAAGCTGGTGAGGGCATGGTATTTCACTGGATTACTCACAGGCCAGCGTGCCATCGAAACTGGACAAGCAGATGGCAAAGGCTTGGAGCGGGCAAAGCGGGAAGCGGAAATCCATGGTGAACGTTTCTGGGGCCACGCGGCCGAACTGGAGCACCAGGTAGTCCGCTGAGGCGGAAGTCCGGAACTAAGTAAGCCCTAGCCCCACTCCTCAACTCCCTTCCGCGGGCCTCTGAGCTTTGAGTACTACCACTTCTCAGAGCCTGTGCGGCGCTCCCACTACGCCCAGAAACCCTGAGGGCCATTAAACTACAGTTCCCAATAGGCTTTGCAACAGCGTGGAATCAGCCCTCCCTAGAAAAACGCTCAAGTGCTGACGGGAGAAGTAGTTCTCGTCCACTCTTGCCCCCCCCGGCCCAGGTAAAGCGGTTCCTAGGAGCTCACGGTCATCCGGCTGCACGATTTGGAAGTTCTTGACCGAGGCCCGAGTGACTCGACCATGAAAATTGAGTACGTAGGCGCCGCTCTCGTCGTTCCACGACGGGGGTTTGTTTTGCAGCAGGACCAGCCCCTGGCTGGCCGCCCGTTGGAGGCGACTCAGTAGCGACTCCTGTTCCTATAAGATAGAGTAGGGGGCGTGGTTAACCAACCACCAATGAACGTTTTTCCTCCGGACGCAGAATTTTGCTTCCCTAATCTCTCCTCCTTGAGAAACATGAAAGTCTGACAAGGTCCTGGCTTCACATATGACCACCTGCAAGCCATGGGCCCCCTTCTCCCTTAGGACCTAGGGCAGGTCCCTCAGACCTTCCTCCCCCACTGATCCAGAGATTCTCAACCTTAGCCAACTCACGTTTTGAGGCTGGACGCTGATTCTCCAGTTCTCGGAATCGATTCTTGGAATGATCACAGCCATTTTCCGGGGCCCTCGGAATCCCAAGACGTTGGTCTCCTGGGGGTATTATGCTCCAGTTGACTtggctctttctccctccccaccgtCCTGCTTCATTCTCTCTTGTCTCCCAGACACTCACATAACACACAGCCCCCAGCTCCTCTGATGCGAGCGGTCTCGGGGAGGAAATTCTTCCTTTCAGGATTCACCCCATTGTCAAAGATGGTGAACTTGGTGCCCGAGACATTAGATCTGCTCCAGGAGGGGAGTGGTCCGAGTAAAAATAATGACTGTTTTTGCTGTACATTAAGTGCTTTCCCAGGTCATGTCGTCAACTCTTCCCATTAACCCTCTAGCTGGGACCTAAGTTCCGTGTTCCATGCATCGACGGTCCCAGCCCCCTCTGTTTCTCTGATGAACCACGACTTTTAGTCCCCTGCCTTTTAGGAACCTTATTCCCACTAAGATGCAAGAATGCATACATCACAGCCCTCTCCCATGCGAACTTAGGAGTCCCACCCTCTTGCCTCTCAAGGAGTCACATGTCTTAAACGTCAACCTCTGCTCCAAAGCCCTTAGTTCGCTTACTCCCACTCACCCTGGGGCTACCACCTGAAGATATACATAGTCCATCAATCCGTAAGACAAGAGGTCCCAGAGCAGGCAGAACTTGTGCTCCGCGGCCTGCTtgcccccttctctcccacccctcccggCGCCCCCGAGGCCTCCTGCCACCTATTTCTCACACCCATCAAGGGCTCTGCCCACCTGACTTTGCCCACAAAGTTGTCCCCATCCCGAGACAGGTCTGTGGGGTCCAGGGAAACGAGGTAATTCGAGgttttgctccttttcctcttGAGCCCAGCCAGGAGGAAGCGCTGTGGGTAGGAAGAACGGCCCATCAAAAACAGTTTCTGATATCTGGCTAGGGTTAGGGGCCCCAGACAAGGAAACACCGTGTCCCCACGGCAGAGGAGAGGGTAATGGAGCATAAAGCATCCTGAGACTTGCTGCGAGATGCGGTTCTCACTGAAGGAAATCATCAGCTGGGTCTTGAAGGGGAGCTTCACATCTTAATATCTCCCCCCGCCTCCATTCCTTCCACCGTTGGGTCCTGGGTCAGGCTGAGCCCAGGCAGCGGTGAGTCTAACTGAGGCTAGGGAAGAGCCTCACCTGGAACATTGCAGCGGGACTTTGGTAGGGATTTCATCCGACAAAAACAGGTCTAGCACTACTGAGTAGGGGGAAAGCCTCCTTTTGGGAGAGTGCCTTGAAGAGAAGCCTCCACACCGAGGGGGGAACTAGCCAGATTGAGAGGGGCGTGATTTGGCTCTAGACTAGACAATCCACGAGGGGAGGAGTTGGTTCCTAGGGGGCGGGACTTATCCGAGGATTGGGTAGGGGCCTGATAGATTAGAAGGCTCAGTGAGAGGCCGAACTTGGACAAACACAACGGGGCCAACACCTCGAGAGGACGTCTAAGGGGTGAGGTTTTGGACCCTGAGACAGCGTGGCCTGACTTTGAGAAAGGTGGGCCCAAACTCAAGAGTGGACGAGGCTTAGTTACGGGCTTGGTTAGGGCCTATGCTACTGCTAAAGTAGCCTAGTTCCGTGAAGGGCAGGGTTTGGCGTTGGAGTTCACAAGTCCTAGCTCAATGTCATCATCGAGCAAGACCTGGATTCGTCAAAGTCTCCACCTAGCTCAGAAAGGGGCgggacctggggcgcctgggtggctcggtggttgagcgtctgccttcggctcaggttgtgatcccaggttcctgcctctcccactccccctgcttgtgttccctctctcgctgtgtctctctctgtcaaataaataaataaaatcttaaaaaaaaaggggggacgGGACTTGCCCCTGGGAGGTGGGGCTTGCTCGAGAGGCAGCCAGACTGCACCTTCCGGCCGTAGGCCGCCTCCAGGCGGAGATAGTAGAAGGGGAACATGCCCTCGTCTACGCCGCGCTTGTCGCGGCTGATGCGGCACTGCACCGTGCGGGCCGCGCAGCGCCGGCCGCAGCACACAAGCTTCCACGTCCTCTCCCAGCCGAGGGCCTGGCGCACGGGGAGGCGAGCGGGGCGAGCTCCCCACATCGCTGCTGCCCGCGCCGACCTCGCCTTCCGGGGTCTCGGACACCTCCTCTTCGGCTGCGGGTGGGGAATTCCTCACTGTAGACTCCgactcctctttcttctcttccaagTCTTCGCCCTAGCCCACGCGCCAAACTCAATTTGAGGGATGTTGAGTCCCGCCTCCACCACAGGCTTACCAACTATTGATTGGCCATGACAGCTCAGGGTTACGCCCTCTCTCAACCATGTTTTCTGCCGATTGGTCAAACGTCTCGGTCACGTGCTGATTGGCCAGTACCTTCAAGGGGCCCACGCAGCCAAGCCCTCATCATCTGTTCATTGGTCACCACGAAGAGCTGCCCTCTGAAGCCACGCCCACCTCATCTACCGGTTAGAGAATCCCTTTGCAGGAAAGCACTGTCCATTCAGCTGAAAGCAGTGTTGTTTCCGTCTAGATAACATATAATATGGCCCAGATCTCCCCATTTATCATACTATTTATCTTACTTTCATTAAACACCTGCGAGGGCCAACTGTTGGCCCTTCCCCATCACTGTTTCACCCTCTCCAAAGCTCTCTGCCTTTCGGTTGGCTGGATTTTAATGTATGTGCTTACATCGATTTGAACCCTCTAGATTGACTTCATAAATggtacacacacagagacagggaTGGCCCAATCATAACGGGTTCCACCCACCAGTAAAAAGGGCCTCTGATTGGACTGCAGAGTTTTAGACCCACCCTCTCTGGAGTCCGAAGCTAGCCCTCCTCCTATATCCTGATTGGCTGTGCCACCTCCCACCTTGTTGGAGGCTAAGTCTCCACGACCCAGGTCACCATCCATGCTAGGGTTTGGTTCTGGACCGGGTGCCTCATAttcatctccaacatcttgggaTTCACTCTCTTCCTCCACACTGGCCCCTACGGGGTGGAAAGAGCCAGAAGAAAACTGGCTCAGGACACGTGGGTCCCAGGAGCTTGGGACCAGCTCACCAGTGCTAGCTGGTAAAGGCCAGATATCCTGGGTTTCTGGCCTCTCCTTATTACTCATCACACTCATTTGCCagatcctcctcctcccccatgtGCACGGGTGTCTACACTGGCTGAGAAGTCTCTGACTGCCCTGGGTCTAAGGACAGGGTGGGGTTAGAGTCCTCCCTTTACCTGGTCCCAAAGAGCGCATCAGAGAGATTGGGAACTAAaatgggagggaggaatggggttTGGGGTGATAATTAAGAGTCCTGTTATTGAATCGTTGGTCATGTCATGAGAATAGAAGGAACTGTCATACAAtattaagaaataacaagtaacgatgctacaacatagatgaacattaaaaacatgataagcaaaagaagccaatcacGAAAGATCAAATACtatattattctatttaaatgaaatgtccaaactgaggggggatggggtaactgggtgatgggcattaaggagggcatgtgatgtgatgagcactgggtgttataggcaactgatgagttattgaactctacatctgaaactaatgatgtactatatgtcgGCTCAttcaacttaaataaaaaataaataaacagggcgcctgggtggctcagttggttgggcgaccgccttcggctcaggtcatgatcctggagtcccgggatcgggtcccacgtcgggcttcctgctcagcggggagtctgcttctcccccggaccctcttccctctcgtgctttctatctctcattctctctctctcaaataaataaataaaatctttaaaaataaataaataaataaacaaatgaaatgtccagaataggcaaatttaaaGAGACAGtacattagtggttgcctagggctgggagaAATGaggtgtggggggcggggggggtcacTGCTAAAAGGTACAGGGTTTCCCTCGGGATgataatgttctaaaattgattgtggtgatgattgctCATCTctctaaatatactaaaaaccatggaACTGTaaactttaaatgagtgaattgtatggtatgtcaaatatatttcaataaaattgttaCCAAAAAAGGGAGGAGGATCTGCCACATGGACCAGGGACCAGATTCCACCCAATGTCCCCGAAATTACCAGGTCGTTGGCGGGCTGGCCAACCCCTGCGTCGAGTCCCCAGAGGCTCTTTATAAGGAGGTGGTGAAGCAAGAACATCCTCCACGGAGACTTCCTCCAACTCCGGATCGGAACTGTCTGGTAGCCAGGATAAGGGAGAGGGACTAGAGACCGggattttgggggggtggggaggcggggaAGGGGCCTGGAGATTCAAATTCCTGAGTGTTGGAGAAGGAGTAGTTTCAGGATCTGGACTCCTTGGTGTGAGGGATGACAGGGCCCGtggggggcctggactcctgggtttTTGGAGAGCAAGGATTGAGGTTCCAGACTCCTGGATTCTGGTGGGAGTGCAGTTCTAGGGTATAGGCGGCCCAAGGACTCGAGATTACCTCCTTCTGTCGGCGATGCCAGTGGGCTGCCATCTCCACCGCAGCTGACGATGCCCAGGGCACTGTGGGCCCCAGAGCGCAGATGTGCCTCTGGCACGTTCTCCTGGAGGAAAGGGTTCCCAAGGCCTGGAAGAAGGTGCAGCGAAGCCCATTAACTCGATGTACAAATTCCAGTCCTCTGCGAAGATCCGCTCCCTCACTGACTCCCAGACACCATCCCTGAGTGACCGCCCAAACCCGGGAGACCCATTCAGAACGCAAAGTCCATCCTAAGGCTCAAGCAAGCACAGACTTGCAGCTAAACTGTTGCGAACTCTGTGCCTACACAATCCCACACACGGGTCTCGGTCTCTCCGGGGACCTGTCTCTAAATTATCCCGGCCtcgcccttcccccccccccccccccccggcccgggCTTTGTTAATTTCAGCCCTCACTCTACCGAAATTGCGTCCCTGCCTTTTCCAGGGCCGCCCCGCCAACCTCCCCCAGGCTCCGCCCCAGAGCTCTAGGAAGCCCAATCACAGGATTCTCTCGCGCCCCACCCCCTAGTCGGACCAGGCTCCACCCCCGCGCTCTCCCTGCTCCGCCCCTGAGCTCTGCCAGGTCCCGCTCCCGGGTCCCCAAgggccctgcgctgggctctCCTTGGGCGCCTGCCCCACACCAGAACTTTTCCTGACCGCTGTCACCCGCGAGGCGCTCCTCCCGCCTCCATGGTCGCCGGGGCCGCAGGGAAGCGTCGGGATTGGCCTGAACCATGAGGGGCTCTTGGCGCTTCCGCCGCTGCTTCTTCTCAAAGAGCCGCCGCTGCGGGAGAGGAAAAGGGGTGTGTGGGGGCCAGGAACCGGACGGGAAGACAGGGGTGAaggagggcctggggcagggggaggcgtTTATGGGAGGGAGTCCGGGAGTCCAGGCTCTCagtccctcagctcctcccttcCTCGGATCCAGGAGTCCTGGCAccctgtcccctcctctcccaggACCTAGCAGTCCTGCCCTCCAGAAGCCTTAGAAACTTTGCATTCTCATCATCAAGATTTGCTTCCTCAGGATCCCCAATtcctattttctcatttcccaatTGCAGACTTGAGGCTTGGAGAGAGCCAACGAGGGACAGGAGTCCCAGAGCAAATCCTGGGGGTGGTGCTCCTGGAAGCTCTGGAAGACTgaagggggtgtgtgtggcaGGACTCCCTGGCATAGTACCTGCTGTTCCAGCTTCTGCAGCCTCATGGCGGCGAGCTCATCCCCCAGCGCCCTGAGAGAGGTGCAGGCTCATGGTGACAGCAAGCAGGGCACCCCCGCTGCCCAAGagcccctcctttccttctttcttcctgcccaACTTAGGGTTCTGAGCACTTGTGAGGTCACAGAAGGAGCAGAACCTGAGCCTGCTCCACCGGTTCTGAAGCTCTTTTTCCCCAGCACTGGCCTGTCTAGAATCCAGGAGTCAGAGATCCCAGGCCCCTACTGTCCCAGGATTCAGGAGTCCaggccctcagcccctcctctttCAGACCCATGAGTCCTCATGTGTAGCTCCCTCCCTTCAGGACCCAGAAGTCCAGGCCCCCGCTCCTTACCACTAGGCTAATGGTGCTGAACCTGCAAACATGGTCATAAAGCCAGAATGGAGTGAGGGTGGGCATAATCAAACTTTAAGTTCCCCCTGCACCCCCATTTTCATCCCTGCGCATCCCCTTTCCCCACTCACTCTTTCTTCCATGTGTCATTCTCCTGAGACATTCTGGAGAAGCAAGAATGAGGAGTCAGGACACAGACCAGTGGACCCAGGCAGCCCGAATTCCAGCACCTACTTGGTCAGGGACCCAGCAGCCTGTTTCCAGCTTTCATGACTTTGAGGGGCCCAGGAATCCAGTTCCCTCTCCCCCAAATAGTTAACTCTCCTTTATGCACGCATGGGAACTTAGGACTCTGGGCGCCAAACACTCGACCCCCATTGACCCCCCCCATCTCCAGCACCCACCTGCCCGGGGTTCCTGGCAACTCCTCTCCTGGTGCCTGCAAAGGTTTTTCACAGTCACGCCTCAGTACCTTGCCTCTCTGGCCAATTTCTAAACATACCTAACCCTCTCTTTAGCTGGGCACCTAATCTCTGGGTCTCTGGGAAGTAagcaggcaaaggaagagggCTCAGAGGGAGGGGGGATTCCCACCGGGACCTGCCCTAATCCCCCCCCTCCTGGCCCCCCACACTCCACTTCCAACAAAGCAATGACCCTTGTTCTCCATGGCAGCCAGGCAACCCTGCTCCAGGCTTCTGAACTGGAAGGGCATGCAAGGTGTTCCTTAAAGGGACCCAAGAGAGCCGGCATCACATATATATctagtgtgtatatgtatatatatatatatggcttatATATTAGATGTATATGGCTTATATATTAGATGtattagatatatatattatatattagaaaCGTATAAGATGACCTGTGTCAACTGCTACCGATCTGTAACTTGCTGCCACTTcttgtggaaaaataaatggggaaaacTACAACTGCCAGGAGGCGAAGGCAGGGGCCTCTTTGCCCGCGGAAGTGGCCTCATTTTCCCCCTGCCTGCAGGGAACTGTAGTTCTCTTCGAAAGCCTCCGCTTTCCTTTCGCCTAAAAAGCAGGAAATGCGGCGTCTAGCGGTAGAGCTTCCGAGAAAGGAGGAGAGGCTTTCGAGAACAGACCAGCGACTTCGGCAAGGGGCGGGCCGCTAGACAGGGACCCAGGAGCCTGGAGCCAGCGCGGACCAATCAGGCCCCGGAGGGCGAGTCCTCTGCGGGAAAGTGGGCGTGGCCTAGGGGGGAAATCACCCGAACGCACCGGAGGTCCCAGCCCGGGAAAACGCCCTCTGCGGTGAAGGAAAGGTGAGGagcttgggggggggtgggtcctAGATTgggtcctggggaggagcggGAGAAGGGGA
This region includes:
- the TULP2 gene encoding LOW QUALITY PROTEIN: tubby-related protein 2 (The sequence of the model RefSeq protein was modified relative to this genomic sequence to represent the inferred CDS: inserted 2 bases in 1 codon; deleted 1 base in 1 codon), which produces MSQENDTWKKEALGDELAAMRLQKLEQQRRLFEKKQRRKRQEPLMVQANPDASLRPRRPWRREERLAGDSGLGNPFLQENVPEAHLRSGAHSALGIVSCGGDGSPLASPTEGGNLESLGRLYPRTALPPESRSLEPQSLLSKNPGVQAPHGPCHPSHQGVQILKLLLLQHSSDPELEEVSVEDVLASPPPYKEPLGTRRRGWPARQRPGASVEEESESQDVGDEYEAPGPEPNPSMDGDLGRGDLASNKGEDLEEKKEESESTVRNSPPAAEEEVSETPEGEVGAGSSDVGSSPRSPPRAPGPRLGEDVEACVLRPALRGRTVQCRISRDKRGVDEGMFPFYYLRLEAAYGRKRFLLAGLKRKRSKTSNYLVSLDPTDLSRDGDNFVGKVRSNVSGTKFTIFDNGVNPERKNFLPETARIRXELGAVCYETNVLGFRGPRKMAVIIPRIDSENWRISVQPQNEQESLLSRLQRAASQGLVLLQNKPPSWNDESGAYVLNFHGRVTRASVKNFQIVQPDDPDYLVLQFGRVAPETFTMDFRFPLCPLQAFAICLSSFDGTLACE